In Aegilops tauschii subsp. strangulata cultivar AL8/78 chromosome 3, Aet v6.0, whole genome shotgun sequence, one genomic interval encodes:
- the LOC109787126 gene encoding NAC domain-containing protein 48-like, translated as MEEETTLRGAGGGEVKEEVREEGAELFEPTEDELVLHFLRPQLRGFAPRVAGVVVEADPCAAPPWELLARHGLLTRGHGYFFAARRRGKVRRTPEGGGGAWMHSGNKEDRRSVTELGVVARWSMTRYCFYLRGGDGAQQGRRSTGWVMSEYEITDPRCYRRADDGQEDQYWVLCHVRRSIRENVKPRSRRR; from the coding sequence ATGGAGGAGGAGACAACTCtgcgcggcgccggcggaggggaGGTGAAGGAGGAGGTAAGGGAGGAGGGGGCCGAGTTGTTCGAGCCGACGGAGGACGAGCTGGTGCTGCACTTCCTGCGGCCGCAGCTGCGCGGGTTCGCGCCGCGGGTGGCGGGCGTGGTGGTGGAGGCGGACCCGTGCGCGGCGCCCCCCTGGGAGCTGCTGGCGCGGCACGGCCTGCTGACTCGCGGGCACGGCTACTTCttcgcggcgaggcggcgcgggaagGTGCGCCGCAccccggagggcggcggcggcgcgtggatGCACAGCGGCAACAAGGAGGACCGCCGGTCCGTGACGGAGCTGGGCGTGGTGGCGCGCTGGTCCATGACGCGGTACTGCTTCTACCtccgcggcggcgacggggcgcaGCAGGGGCGGCGGAGCACCGGGTGGGTCATGTCCGAGTACGAGATCACGGACCCGCGGTGCTACCGCCGCGCCGACGACGGCCAGGAGGACCAGTACTGGGTGCTCTGCCACGTCCGCCGCAGCATCAGGGAGAACGTCAAGCCGCGCTCCCGGAGGCGGTAG
- the LOC109787121 gene encoding receptor-like protein EIX1: MTMLRFLAQGTLIALSCLLFSIPPAATASIRPPAPPPPPSASNGSCIAYERAALLSIRASLWNPNFDFSSWQGEDCCTWKGVRCSYRTGHVVKLNLRGKSNCYPVDENRGEISHSLVSLQQLRYLDMSCNNFNGAKIPESIGSLPSLRYLNLSYNWFYGRVPPQIGNLSKLTYLDLKPSDSFSLELYSGDVHWLSHLSSLKHLDLSHMNLTAAVDWVHQVNMLPALRKLYLQYTGIRNRVAFLGQSNLTALEVLDISGNNFSTTISPNWFWNTTSLTYLNLKGCNFRGPIPDSIGNMTSLEQVYFQRNNLMATMIPYGFRNLCSLKILDLEQSNTSGDITELMERLPNCPSNMLQILDFSYNNISGALPNWPGPLTNLTYLVLSGTNITGPIPEWIGALTELVSLELGGNRLNGIVTEYHLKGLKDLKFLGLHNTDLQIKVSPNWIPPFKLQAIFLASLQLGPAFPPWLRSQTGLQLLHMSNASITAIPAWFWVAFSRTNFIDLSDNEITGTLPATLEFMSTQKMVLSNNRLIGMVPKFPRNTEYMDLSGNSFSGTLPSDFAAPLLEELILYNNSISGTIPSSICSLSQLVVLDLSGNKLTGEVPTCEEDSNSQMSSLHVVNLNTNNLSGDFPKVLRNCQYLVFIDLSYNKFSGDLPTWMGVNFPYLALLRLRYNMFSGKIPVEIGMLQGLQFLDLAHNKFSGSMPDSLVKISAMAQSSGYSYALYQALLSGQGLQIYNSVYDGVYSMDKVSVLTKGQQLEFSLQISYMVILDLSSNSLTGVIPRDIGCLIGLRGLNFSWNNLSGEIPKKIGELKQLESLDLSNNELSGGIPSSMETMTSLSHMNLSYNTLSGKIPLGNQLGTFDASAYIGNIGLCGFPLTPSCLGNRSGQPRYKDDGDGLEDISLYLGLTVGFAFGFGVVFCVMLFKKRWRISYFMFVEGLQDKIYVVVVLKWANLKRKLVKT, translated from the coding sequence ATGACCATGCTCAGGTTTCTTGCCCAAGGAACCCTGATAGCTTTGTCGTGCCTTCTCTTCTCGATTCCACCAGCAGCCACAGCTTCCATTCGTCCACcagcaccaccgccgccgccatcggCGTCGAACGGGAGCTGCATCGCGTATGAGAGGGCCGCGCTCCTCTCTATCAGGGCGAGCCTCTGGAATCCTAATTTTGACTTCTCGTCATGGCAAGGTGAAGACTGCTGCACATGGAAGGGCGTCAGGTGCAGCTACAGAACCGGCCATGTCGTCAAGCTCAACCTTCGGGGAAAGAGCAACTGTTACCCAGTCGATGAAAACAGAGGTGAGATAAGCCACTCCTTGGTCAGTTTGCAACAGTTGAGATATCTAGACATGAGTTGCAATAACTTCAACGGTGCCAAGATACCCGAGTCCATCGGTTCTTTGCCGAGCCTCAGATATCTCAACCTTTCATACAACTGGTTCTACGGAAGAGTGCCGCCCCAGATCGGGAACCTCTCCAAGCTTACCTACCTTGACCTCAAGCCCTCCGACTCGTTCAGTCTTGAGTTATACTCAGGTGATGTTCACTGGCTATCACACTTGTCATCACTGAAACACCTCGACTTGAGCCATATGAACCTTACCGCTGCAGTGGATTGGGTCCATCAAGTCAACATGCTTCCCGCTCTTAGAAAGCTATACCTCCAATACACTGGCATAAGAAATAGGGTTGCTTTCCTTGGTCAGTCCAACCTCACGGCACTTGAGGTGCTTGATATCTCAGGGAACAATTTCAGCACCACCATTTCTCCCAACTGGTTTTGGAACACAACCAGCCTCACTTATCTAAACTTGAAAGGTTGCAACTTTCGGGGCCCTATTCCAGATAGCATAGGCAACATGACCTCTCTTGAACAAGTTTATTTCCAACGGAATAATCTTATGGCCACCATGATACCGTACGGTTTCAGGAATCTTTGCAGCTTGAAAATACTAGATCTTGAGCAGAGCAACACCTCGGGGGATATCACAGAGTTGATGGAGCGGTTACCAAACTGTCCTTCCAACATGTTGCAAATTCTTGACTTCTCTTATAACAATATTAGTGGGGCTTTGCCAAATTGGCCAGGGCCGCTTACCAACCTAACATATTTGGTCCTCTCTGGTACTAACATCACTGGACCTATACCAGAATGGATAGGGGCACTCACCGAATTGGTTAGTTTGGAGCTAGGTGGAAACAGACTAAATGGTATAGTTACTGAATATCATCTAAAAGGCCTTAAAGATTTGAAGTTCTTGGGGTTGCACAACACAGACCTTCAGATAAAGGTCAGTCCGAATTGGATTCCTCCATTCAAGCTACAAGCAATTTTCTTAGCATCTTTGCAGCTAGGACCGGCATTCCCGCCATGGCTTAGATCACAGACAGGCCTTCAGCTCCTACATATGTCAAATGCAAGCATAACTGCAATCCCAGCTTGGTTTTGGGTTGCATTTTCAAGGACAAACTTCATAGATTTGTCAGATAATGAGATAACCGGCACACTTCCAGCAACCTTGGAATTTATGAGTACACAAAAAATGGTACTGTCCAATAATAGATTGATAGGTATGGTGCCAAAATTTCCAAGAAATACCGAATACATGGACTTATCAGGAAACTCTTTCTCTGGGACATTGCCGTCAGATTTTGCAGCCCCTTTATTGGAGGAGCTTATTCTTTATAACAATTCAATATCAGGCACCATTCCATCTTCAATATGCTCATTGTCACAGTTGGTTGTGCTAGACCTATCAGGAAACAAGCTTACAGGAGAAGTTCCAACTTGTGAAGAGGATTCTAACTCGCAGATGAGTAGTCTTCATGTGGTAAATTTAAATACCAACAACCTCTCAGGAGATTTCCCAAAAGTTCTTAGAAACTGCCAGTACCTTGTTTTTATTGATCTGTCTTATAACAAATTCTCCGGAGACCTACCCACATGGATGGGTGTGAACTTTCCGTACTTGGCACTCCTACGTCTGCGGTACAATATGTTTTCTGGAAAAATTCCCGTAGAAATTGGAATGCttcaagggctgcagtttttaGATCTTGCACACAACAAGTTCTCAGGAAGCATGCCAGACTCATTAGTTAAGATCAGCGCAATGGCCCAAAGTTCTGGATACAGTTATGCTCTTTATCAAGCGCTCTTGAGTGGCCAAGGGCTCCAGATATATAACTCAGTATATGATGGTGTTTATTCCATGGACAAAGTATCAGTTCTTACTAAAGGGCAACAACTAGAATTTTCTCTGCAAATATCTTACATGGTGATTCTTGATTTATCAAGCAACAGTCTAACCGGAGTGATTCCTCGAGATATTGGTTGTCTCATTGGATTAAGAGGCCTGAACTTTTCATGGAACAACTTAAGTGGGGAAATCCCTAAGAAAATTGGTGAGCtcaagcaattggaatcacttGACTTGTCAAACAATGAGCTTTCCGGTGGAATCCCTTCAAGCATGGAAACCATGACCTCTTTAAGCCATATGAACCTATCGTACAACACTCTATCCGGAAAGATACCATTAGGAAATCAGCTCGGAACTTTCGACGCATCTGCTTACATTGGAAACATTGGTCTGTGTGGTTTCCCCTTGACTCCCAGTTGTCTTGGAAACAGGTCAGGTCAACCAAGATACAAAGATGATGGGGATGGATTGGAGGACATATCCCTTTACCTTGGTTTAACAGTTGGTTTTGCCTTTGGCTTCGGGGTGGTCTTTTGTGTGATGTTGTTCAAAAAGAGATGGAGAATTTCTTATTTCATGTTTGTTGAAGGGCTGCAGGACAAGATTTATGTGGTCGTTGTACTAAAATGGGCTAATTTGAAGAGAAAATTAGTCAAAACCTAA
- the LOC120976078 gene encoding uncharacterized protein, which translates to MMHAVLEDAERADEHVLNFIGLINGHRVLNRSFDTDGRLLCRDALFDGHFRRHFRMCKTILDRLYHDGRSYDDYFILNMDAMGTIVFSGYHKCTTALWVLAYGTAADSWDEYLRMSERTCGDAMVRFATVMVEVFGPQYLRESTVADTERLLPISGARGWTGMLGSLDCMR; encoded by the coding sequence ATGATGCACGCGGTCCTTGAAGACGCAGAGCGTGCGGATGAGCATGTTCTCAATTTCATAGGCTTGATCAATGGTCATCGAGTGCTCAACCGGTCATTTGACACTGATGGCCGACTACTTTGCCGCGACGCACTATTCGATGGCCATTTTCGCCGGCATTTTCGGATGTGCAAGACCATCTTGGATCGTTTGTACCATGATGGTCGGTCCTACGATGACTACTTCATCCTGAATATGGACGCCATGGGAACGATTGTCTTCTCTGGTTACCATAAGTGCACAACCGCACTCTGGGTGCTTGCATATGGTACAGCCGCTGATTCATGGGACGAGTACCTGCGGATGTCTGAGAGAACATGCGGAGATGCCATGGTCAGGTTTGCAACTGTCATGGTCGAGGTGTTCGGACCTCAATACCTGAGAGAATCAACTGTGGCAGACACCGAGAGACTTCTGCCAATCTCAGGAGCAAGAGGGTGGACAGGTATGCTTGGATCTCTTGACTGCATGCGTTGA
- the LOC109787130 gene encoding NAC domain-containing protein 48 yields MEEQEINLAVAGVGEVKEELEQEEAEESFEPTEDELVLHFLRPQLRGFAPRVAGAVVEADPCAATPWELLARHGLLRRGHGYFFAARRRGKRAQARRTPEGGGGAWMHSGNREDRRSVTELGVVARWSMTRYCFYARDWAQGRRSTGWVMSEYEITDPRCYRRADDGEEDHYWVLCHVRRSIRKNLKPRSRRP; encoded by the coding sequence ATGGAGGAGCAGGAGATAAATCTGGCCGTCGCCGGCGTAGGGGAGGTGAAGGAGGAGCTGGAGCAGGAGGAGGCTGAGGAGTCGTTCGAGCCGACGGAGGACGAGCTGGTGCTGCACTTCCTGCGGCCGCAGCTGCGCGGGTTCGCGCCGCGCGTGGCGGGCGCGGTGGTGGAGGCGGACCCGTGCGCGGCGACCCCCTGGGAGCTGCTGGCGCGGCACGGCCTGCTGCGGCGCGGGCACGGCTACTTCTtcgcggcgcggcggcgcgggaaGCGCGCCCAGGCGCGGCGCAccccggagggcggcggcggcgcgtggatGCACAGCGGCAACAGGGAGGACCGCCGGTCCGTGACGGAGCTGGGCGTGGTGGCGCGCTGGTCCATGACGCGCTACTGCTTCTACGCCCGCGACTGGGCGCAGGGGCGGCGGAGCACCGGGTGGGTCATGTCCGAGTACGAGATCACGGACCCGCGGTGCTACCGCCGCGCCGACGACGGCGAGGAGGACCACTACTGGGTGCTCTGCCACGTCCGCCGGAGCATCAGGAAGAACCTCAAGCCGCGCTCCCGGAGGCCGTAG